A window of the Gemmatimonadota bacterium genome harbors these coding sequences:
- a CDS encoding FAD-binding protein — translation MTVGSATPLSDVVSAEALELPPSGSARIALGREPDAVVAPGSVEEVVELLAWAHAAAVGVIAVGTGAHLRDRRPELPYIVLSAARLSGVEMYEPADLTLTAGAGTPLAELAGVAGEHRQWLPFDPMDVPNRTLGGLAVAGVTGPLWALYGHVRNHVLGMTVVCGDGRTLRLGGRVVKNVAGFDLIKPMVGSRGRLAVVTSVTVRLFPVPVVDRVLVLEAAEPAALVPAARAVATAPTLPASIVLSFSTGAASLLVRLHGAEDTVDADQRMLEAHAGVSFASREGPEAEALLATTRDAGADAEVLLHACTLPSELGALLDLIRGTLVGVDSVVVADVAEGSARVAFSGVAPSDVVQAVRAGAEALGGTVAVDRCPIDASPAALSTPLSPAAREIGDGLKRLFDPGGVLL, via the coding sequence GTGACAGTGGGCAGCGCGACCCCCCTGTCCGACGTGGTTTCCGCGGAGGCGCTCGAACTTCCGCCGAGCGGCTCGGCACGGATCGCGCTTGGGCGGGAACCGGACGCGGTCGTCGCTCCCGGCTCGGTCGAAGAAGTCGTCGAGCTTCTTGCGTGGGCGCACGCCGCCGCGGTCGGGGTGATCGCGGTGGGGACCGGTGCACACCTAAGGGACCGCCGGCCCGAGCTTCCGTACATCGTGCTCTCTGCCGCGCGATTGAGCGGAGTCGAGATGTACGAGCCTGCGGATCTCACGCTGACCGCCGGGGCCGGAACCCCCCTGGCGGAGCTCGCTGGCGTGGCGGGCGAGCACCGCCAGTGGCTCCCGTTCGACCCGATGGACGTGCCAAACCGCACCTTGGGTGGACTCGCCGTGGCGGGAGTGACCGGGCCCTTGTGGGCCCTCTACGGACACGTGCGCAATCACGTGCTCGGAATGACGGTCGTGTGCGGCGACGGCCGCACGCTTCGGCTCGGTGGCCGCGTGGTGAAGAACGTCGCGGGCTTTGATCTGATCAAGCCGATGGTAGGCAGCCGCGGTCGTCTCGCGGTCGTGACGTCGGTCACGGTGCGGCTCTTTCCCGTGCCGGTGGTCGACAGGGTGCTCGTGCTCGAGGCCGCCGAGCCCGCTGCGCTGGTGCCCGCTGCCAGGGCGGTCGCGACCGCACCGACGCTTCCTGCGTCGATCGTGCTCTCTTTCTCGACCGGGGCCGCGAGCTTGCTGGTGCGCCTGCACGGTGCCGAAGACACGGTCGATGCGGACCAGCGCATGCTCGAGGCGCACGCGGGGGTCTCCTTCGCTTCGAGAGAGGGGCCGGAGGCAGAGGCATTGCTTGCCACCACCCGAGACGCCGGCGCGGACGCTGAAGTCCTGCTCCACGCCTGTACGCTGCCCTCGGAGCTAGGCGCATTGCTCGACCTGATACGAGGCACGCTCGTGGGTGTGGACAGCGTAGTCGTGGCGGACGTTGCCGAAGGCTCCGCACGGGTTGCTTTCTCTGGCGTTGCTCCAAGCGATGTCGTGCAAGCTGTACGTGCGGGAGCCGAGGCGTTGGGCGGTACCGTCGCGGTGGACCGTTGTCCCATCGACGCGAGCCCGGCGGCTCTTTCTACTCCACTCTCGCCCGCTGCCCGGGAGATCGGCGACGGGTTGAAGCGGCTCTTCGATCCCGGCGGTGTGCTACTTTGA
- a CDS encoding FAD-binding protein — MPSALVRRLSGIVGAKHVITDPDRLLVYESDGLTAYRITPRAVVLPNSTDEVARVVEALHAEGIEVVPRGAGTGLSGGALATENGVVVGTARMNRILDIDPENRLARVQPGVVNARLTEASGPHGLYYAPDPSSQSACTLGGNVAENSGGPHCLKYGVTSRYVTGLTVVLAGGRVVQLGGAAGAAYGSLDLVGLFVGSEGCFGIATEIELRLLPIAEGVRTLLGIFDTMEDAGRAVTAIMASGLMPAAIEIVDQATIRALEASVFAAGYPVDAAAALVVEFDGTEAGLEADAVKAEECCIAEGAREVQRATDAEHRAALWTARKKAFGAMGRIAPDLLVQDATVPRTKLPEVLARIAQIGERYDLKIANVFHAGDGNLHPNLLFDRQDADELDRVERASKEIMQLCVDVGGTITGEHGVGIDKRDYMPLVHNETELEMLRSVKLLFDPDELFNPGKVLPSRTSSTSELPAGVIS, encoded by the coding sequence ATGCCCTCCGCGCTCGTGCGTCGCCTGTCCGGAATTGTCGGGGCGAAGCACGTCATCACGGACCCGGATCGCCTGCTCGTATACGAGTCCGATGGCCTCACAGCGTATCGGATTACGCCCCGTGCGGTGGTGCTGCCGAACTCGACCGATGAGGTCGCCCGCGTCGTCGAGGCTCTACACGCGGAGGGGATCGAGGTCGTCCCACGAGGTGCGGGCACGGGACTGTCCGGCGGCGCCCTCGCGACCGAGAACGGCGTGGTCGTTGGCACGGCCCGCATGAACCGGATCCTGGACATCGATCCGGAGAACCGGCTCGCCCGAGTGCAGCCGGGTGTGGTCAACGCACGCCTCACGGAGGCGAGCGGTCCGCACGGGTTGTACTACGCGCCTGACCCATCGTCGCAGAGCGCCTGCACCCTGGGTGGCAACGTGGCCGAGAACTCCGGCGGACCACACTGCCTCAAGTACGGCGTCACGTCCCGGTACGTCACGGGACTCACCGTGGTACTGGCCGGAGGGCGCGTCGTTCAGCTCGGGGGTGCCGCGGGAGCTGCGTACGGGTCACTCGACCTGGTGGGGCTCTTCGTCGGTTCGGAGGGCTGCTTCGGAATCGCGACCGAGATCGAGTTGCGTCTGCTACCCATCGCGGAGGGCGTGCGCACCTTGCTCGGCATCTTCGACACCATGGAGGACGCGGGGCGTGCGGTGACCGCGATCATGGCGTCTGGTCTCATGCCGGCCGCGATCGAGATCGTGGACCAGGCCACGATCCGGGCCCTGGAGGCGAGTGTCTTCGCCGCTGGCTACCCCGTCGACGCTGCCGCTGCGCTGGTCGTCGAGTTCGACGGCACCGAGGCGGGTCTCGAGGCGGACGCGGTCAAGGCGGAAGAGTGTTGTATCGCCGAGGGTGCACGCGAGGTACAGAGGGCCACGGATGCCGAGCACCGCGCGGCGCTTTGGACGGCCCGCAAGAAGGCATTCGGCGCCATGGGGCGAATCGCGCCCGATCTGCTGGTCCAAGACGCGACGGTGCCGCGCACGAAGCTCCCGGAGGTGCTCGCACGCATCGCTCAGATCGGTGAGCGTTACGACCTCAAGATCGCGAACGTTTTCCATGCCGGAGACGGTAATCTGCACCCCAACCTCCTATTCGATCGGCAGGACGCGGACGAGCTGGACCGCGTGGAGCGCGCATCCAAGGAGATCATGCAGCTGTGCGTCGACGTGGGCGGCACGATCACCGGCGAGCACGGTGTGGGCATCGACAAGCGCGACTACATGCCACTCGTGCACAACGAGACGGAACTGGAGATGCTGCGTTCCGTGAAGCTACTCTTCGATCCCGATGAGCTCTTCAACCCGGGAAAGGTGCTTCCGAGTCGGACGTCGAGCACGAGCGAGTTGCCGGCTGGCGTGATTTCGTGA
- a CDS encoding FAD-dependent oxidoreductase — protein MSRTHILILGAGPTGLEAGLAAVEAGLDFTIFEMADGPAGNVRSWGHVRTFTPWSMNVSVRAGAQLAAAGIAVPDGDQCPMGHELVWDLLQPIAELAEVAPRIRYGTRVLEIGRDGLLKSDEIGTAQRGEAPFRILVERAGEESLVFADVVLDCTGSYHNPNALGRSGIHAPGERSVADSIVRILPDVIGNESDWAGQRILLVGEGYSGQTAARDLAELCSRHPDTEVTWAIRSQPPKLGEVANDPLPQRAALAAHARGLISAATSGTAEDPGIVVRLGRSVEALRRTSAGIEVTLRGSLAGETETVVVDRIIALTGYVGDHTIYRQLQVHECWATSGPMKLSAALLASSSVDCLDQTSQGADTLRNPEPDFFILGAKSYGRNSTYLMRVGWGQVDEAFSLLGSTPALAGERR, from the coding sequence ATGAGTCGCACACACATTCTGATCCTCGGGGCTGGACCTACGGGTCTGGAGGCAGGGTTGGCCGCGGTGGAGGCTGGGCTCGATTTCACGATCTTCGAGATGGCGGACGGGCCGGCTGGCAACGTGCGGTCGTGGGGGCACGTACGGACCTTCACGCCGTGGTCGATGAACGTGTCCGTGAGGGCCGGGGCGCAGCTCGCGGCCGCCGGCATCGCGGTCCCCGACGGGGATCAGTGCCCCATGGGTCATGAGCTCGTGTGGGACCTGCTGCAGCCGATCGCGGAGCTCGCCGAGGTCGCTCCGCGCATCCGCTATGGAACGCGTGTCCTCGAGATCGGTCGCGACGGGCTGTTGAAGAGCGACGAGATCGGCACCGCCCAACGCGGAGAGGCGCCTTTTCGCATTCTGGTCGAACGCGCGGGCGAAGAGAGCCTCGTCTTCGCCGACGTGGTCCTCGACTGCACGGGCAGCTACCACAACCCCAACGCTTTGGGCAGGAGCGGGATACACGCACCGGGCGAACGGTCCGTTGCCGACTCGATCGTCCGTATTTTGCCAGACGTCATCGGGAACGAGTCCGACTGGGCGGGGCAGAGGATCCTGCTGGTGGGCGAGGGCTACTCGGGGCAGACGGCCGCCCGAGATCTGGCGGAACTGTGCTCCCGGCACCCTGACACCGAAGTGACATGGGCGATCCGAAGCCAGCCGCCGAAGCTCGGGGAGGTCGCGAACGATCCGCTCCCGCAGCGCGCCGCACTCGCGGCGCACGCCCGTGGCCTGATCTCGGCCGCGACGAGCGGCACCGCGGAGGATCCGGGGATCGTGGTTCGCCTCGGCCGCTCCGTCGAGGCGCTGCGTCGAACTTCCGCCGGCATCGAGGTGACCCTTCGCGGCTCCCTGGCTGGTGAAACGGAGACCGTCGTGGTCGATCGCATCATCGCGCTCACGGGCTACGTGGGGGATCACACGATCTACCGACAGCTCCAGGTACACGAGTGCTGGGCGACGTCGGGCCCGATGAAGCTGTCGGCGGCGCTACTCGCGTCATCTTCGGTGGACTGCCTGGATCAGACGAGTCAGGGTGCCGACACGCTCAGAAACCCCGAGCCCGACTTCTTCATCCTGGGGGCCAAGTCGTACGGCCGGAACTCGACGTACCTCATGCGGGTGGGCTGGGGACAGGTGGACGAAGCCTTTTCGCTTCTCGGCAGCACCCCAGCCCTCGCCGGCGAGCGTCGATGA
- a CDS encoding MBL fold metallo-hydrolase, whose amino-acid sequence MIDPGPDVEDHVRALASAVRGASARMIVLTHGHGDHAGATRSLADAIGAEVWGPKGVEHVDHLLGDGDVVETDDGELVAVHTPGHTAEHLCFYWPQRRALFAGDMLLGRGDTTWVAEYPGCVADYFDSIDRLRELDVSVAYPAHGPPLEDVTKALDRFARHRRIRVRQVEHALIGHENATPEELLEIVYGGSLLPGMDEPARRSLAALLEYVRDR is encoded by the coding sequence GTGATCGATCCGGGTCCGGACGTGGAAGATCACGTCCGGGCCTTGGCTTCGGCCGTCCGGGGCGCATCGGCAAGAATGATCGTGCTGACGCACGGGCACGGTGACCATGCCGGAGCGACGCGCTCGTTGGCGGATGCGATCGGTGCGGAGGTGTGGGGTCCCAAGGGTGTGGAGCACGTCGACCACCTCCTGGGTGACGGCGACGTGGTCGAGACCGACGACGGGGAGCTCGTCGCCGTTCACACGCCGGGTCATACGGCAGAACACTTGTGCTTTTATTGGCCTCAGCGGCGCGCGCTTTTTGCCGGGGACATGTTGCTCGGACGGGGCGACACCACCTGGGTCGCCGAGTACCCCGGATGTGTCGCGGACTACTTCGACTCGATCGACCGGCTGCGGGAGCTCGACGTCTCCGTCGCATACCCCGCTCACGGCCCACCGCTGGAGGACGTGACGAAGGCGCTCGATCGCTTCGCGAGACACCGACGGATACGGGTCCGACAGGTCGAGCACGCGTTGATCGGGCACGAGAACGCGACCCCCGAGGAGTTGCTCGAGATCGTCTACGGAGGGTCGCTGCTTCCAGGCATGGACGAGCCTGCCAGACGCAGTTTGGCCGCGCTCTTGGAATACGTGAGGGACCGCTAG
- a CDS encoding M20 family metallopeptidase — MSDVSARAQSILEYLAGQRDAMVEMLVSLASKESPSDVVASQAAVQSELCEALSELGFRVRHISGRETGGHLFAVPERRERGRPAQLLIGHSDTVWPLGTLESMPVVVENGTVRGPGTFDMKAGIVQGLFALRALRDLGHQPPATPIWFINSDEETGSPESKRYVRLIAKHVVRTFVLEPALGPDGHLKTARKGVGRFKVRIHGKAAHSGLDPTGGASAIHELMHVVQRLHALTDLERGVTVNVGVVRGGTRANVIAAGAEAEVDVRIVSASDGEAIAKSIRGLEPLTPGTSIEIEGGIQIPPLERTARNRLLWRAAIEAGSRLGIDLDEDISGGGSDGNTTSQFTATLDGLGPRGDGAHARHEHVEIEGLVERAALLAELLMSPVESG; from the coding sequence ATGAGTGATGTTTCTGCCCGAGCGCAGTCGATCCTCGAGTATCTGGCCGGGCAGCGCGACGCCATGGTCGAGATGCTCGTCTCGCTGGCGAGCAAGGAGTCGCCGAGCGACGTGGTGGCTTCCCAGGCGGCGGTGCAATCGGAGCTGTGCGAGGCCTTGTCTGAGCTGGGCTTCCGAGTGCGGCACATCTCCGGTCGTGAGACCGGTGGGCACCTGTTCGCGGTGCCTGAGAGGCGCGAGCGGGGCAGGCCTGCACAGCTGCTGATCGGGCACTCGGACACGGTTTGGCCACTCGGTACGCTGGAGTCGATGCCGGTCGTCGTCGAGAACGGCACGGTGCGCGGGCCCGGCACCTTCGACATGAAGGCCGGCATCGTTCAGGGTCTCTTCGCGCTGCGCGCGCTGCGCGACCTCGGTCATCAACCGCCTGCGACACCGATCTGGTTCATCAACTCCGACGAGGAGACCGGGAGCCCCGAGTCGAAGCGCTACGTTCGGCTGATCGCCAAGCATGTTGTGCGCACTTTCGTGCTCGAGCCGGCCTTGGGCCCGGACGGCCACCTCAAGACAGCCCGCAAAGGTGTCGGGCGCTTCAAAGTGCGGATCCACGGCAAGGCCGCTCACTCGGGGCTCGACCCCACGGGAGGGGCCTCGGCGATTCATGAGTTGATGCACGTCGTGCAACGACTTCACGCGCTCACCGATCTCGAACGTGGGGTGACTGTGAACGTCGGCGTCGTTCGGGGTGGCACGCGAGCGAACGTGATCGCGGCGGGAGCCGAGGCGGAGGTCGACGTGCGCATCGTGTCGGCATCCGATGGAGAGGCGATCGCCAAGAGCATCCGCGGACTCGAGCCGCTGACCCCCGGCACGTCGATCGAGATCGAAGGAGGCATCCAGATACCGCCGCTGGAGCGCACCGCTCGGAATCGACTGCTCTGGCGGGCCGCGATTGAGGCGGGAAGCCGTCTGGGCATCGATCTAGACGAAGACATATCGGGCGGTGGCTCCGACGGAAATACGACCAGCCAGTTCACTGCGACGCTCGACGGGCTCGGTCCCCGGGGGGACGGCGCCCACGCGCGACACGAGCACGTCGAGATCGAGGGCTTGGTCGAACGTGCGGCGCTGTTGGCGGAACTGCTCATGAGCCCGGTGGAGTCTGGCTAG
- a CDS encoding 4Fe-4S dicluster domain-containing protein, with amino-acid sequence MSTLSEALEKQRDRLLPCVHCGFCLPACPTYNRLGDEADSPRGRLYLMRAVVEGRLDPGSDAFATHIDRCLGCRACEPVCPSGVEYGALLELARETVAEHRPSGFLTRALLWVFSSSLRRALFFMASRSIRGLGVASLGARLMPAVGPPKTAKLALAMLASTAGWSRLRTLGIAKTGSADLPANPVVAGSRGRVAVLIGCVQEGLFSRLNRATVRTLEANGYEVVPVGGQDCCGALHAHGGDLEQARALARANIACFEAVDTDAIAVNTAGCGAAMKDYGVLLENDPEMSARASELAAKVKDVTELLADAGPLGGAEVTCTVAYDHPCHLLHAQRVEQPPLAVLAAIPGTEVRIVEKADECCGGAGIYSITHRELGGEIGRDKVAAVRACAADAVVTPNPGCMMQIGAGLRMEGAREGVLHPVELLDESYRRAGYYQTLEG; translated from the coding sequence TTGTCGACGCTCTCCGAGGCGCTGGAGAAGCAGCGCGATCGCTTGCTCCCGTGTGTGCACTGCGGGTTTTGTCTGCCGGCTTGCCCCACGTACAACCGTCTTGGCGACGAGGCGGATTCTCCACGCGGGCGCCTGTACCTCATGAGGGCAGTTGTCGAAGGGCGGCTCGACCCCGGCTCCGACGCGTTCGCCACGCACATCGATCGATGCCTCGGGTGCCGCGCGTGTGAGCCGGTGTGTCCCTCGGGAGTCGAGTACGGTGCGCTGCTCGAGCTGGCCCGCGAAACCGTTGCTGAGCACCGTCCCTCCGGTTTCCTGACGCGCGCTCTGCTCTGGGTCTTCTCGTCCTCATTGCGGCGAGCCCTCTTCTTCATGGCGAGTCGGTCGATCCGGGGCCTCGGGGTTGCGTCGCTCGGCGCCCGCCTGATGCCGGCTGTGGGACCACCCAAGACCGCGAAGCTCGCACTCGCGATGCTCGCTTCAACGGCAGGTTGGAGCCGCCTCCGCACCTTGGGTATTGCCAAGACCGGCTCGGCCGACCTGCCGGCGAACCCGGTTGTGGCGGGTTCGCGCGGACGGGTCGCCGTGTTGATCGGCTGTGTGCAGGAGGGACTCTTCAGCCGCCTGAACCGCGCGACCGTTCGCACACTCGAGGCCAACGGCTACGAGGTGGTCCCGGTCGGCGGTCAGGATTGCTGTGGTGCGCTACACGCCCACGGAGGGGACCTCGAACAGGCGCGGGCCCTCGCGCGGGCGAACATCGCCTGCTTCGAGGCTGTCGATACCGATGCCATCGCAGTGAATACGGCAGGGTGCGGTGCCGCCATGAAGGACTATGGCGTGCTGTTGGAGAACGACCCTGAGATGTCAGCGCGAGCGAGCGAGCTCGCTGCCAAGGTGAAGGACGTCACCGAGCTGCTTGCCGATGCGGGGCCTTTGGGCGGCGCGGAAGTGACGTGCACGGTGGCGTACGATCACCCCTGCCACCTGCTGCATGCCCAGCGCGTCGAGCAGCCTCCGCTCGCGGTGCTCGCTGCCATACCGGGCACCGAGGTCCGCATCGTCGAGAAGGCGGACGAATGCTGTGGCGGAGCAGGCATCTACAGCATCACGCACCGGGAGCTCGGCGGCGAGATCGGACGGGACAAAGTGGCGGCGGTGCGCGCTTGCGCGGCGGACGCGGTCGTGACGCCCAACCCGGGCTGCATGATGCAGATCGGTGCGGGACTCCGGATGGAGGGGGCCCGAGAAGGCGTGTTGCACCCGGTCGAGCTGCTGGACGAAAGCTATCGGCGCGCCGGCTACTACCAGACCTTAGAAGGGTGA